One Scomber scombrus chromosome 4, fScoSco1.1, whole genome shotgun sequence genomic region harbors:
- the ssh1a gene encoding protein phosphatase Slingshot homolog 1, protein MALVTLQRSPTPSAASTASTATTTAGEDFGSEDERRINQSLSESFFMVKGAALFLQQGSSHQGQKAHPHHKHAGDLPQHLQVMINILRSEDRIKLAVRLESAWSDRVRYLVVLYTSGRQDTEENILLGIDFTSKDCKSCSIGMVLPLWSDTKIHLDGDGGFTVNTAGRTHVFKPVSVQAMWSAIQVLHKACEVSRRYNYFPGGMALTWMGYYESCIASDQSCINEWNAMKDLETTRPDSPTMFVDKPSERERTECLVKAKLRSIMTCQDLENVTCKQIRTELEQHMNCNLKEYKEFIDNEMLLILGQMDKATLIFDHVYLGSEWNASNLEELQESGVGYILNVTREIDNFFPGTFSYHNIRVYDEEATDLLAHWNDTYNFIVKAKKNHSKCLVHCKMGVSRSASTVIAYAMKEFGWSLEKAYNFVKQKRSITRPNPAFMRQLAEYEGILDASKQRHNKLWHPDADCEMAEGQQGLAQCCGGEEGGHQTPEPGMSPCCEEALSDKGAACPSPCRTVSLEIDPAYNNYYFRRLSDSALDSEPSTPVRGPPLLGMEKVFIEIEDVERDALLDDEAFDGREGLPLPSFGPSAEGTAAQTSSRGLEPLEELRLRLEFSTVEEEDEEEVQKEEAEMEVLMQPDDGGGGEGGGGEETQDVEVEGDTEGNGMDLASLNENSNNNNHLSTPDNLFEIPPPLFLDSKSKQKEVSPTLVSKFCLNSSPVEVPAASIPPFHTSAEGLQPSVGLLHPCSPLCDCANCTASPPRAVIEREGQPGDSLHPADAKDSGDLLEVNTESEKRQSAASSEALPELMRMDLEEETPGMACFGQQQETLLQLRTSGLVRRRAERLEKLSGLSQESLHSLKPLHECHMSKNSPFHTEEEGEFSGFTGEFTKSSTPCQVRLEPLVVPLTNEALLGVVGSGLFTPTSSPHGSTLTRSSSSDSLRSVRGKPGLVRQRAQEIETRMRLAGLTVSSRLKRSNSLAKLGSLNFSSEDLCSACSSDAGTLLLLSLSPEPDHGLEWESSSTSAQPRLCKDLHTPERALPGEPRS, encoded by the exons GCGACTTACCTCAACACCTGCAGGTGATGATAAACATCCTTCGTTCGGAGGACAGAATCAAACTG GCAGTGAGGCTGGAGAGTGCATGGTCAGATCGTGTGCGGTACCTGGTGGTGTTGTACACCAGTGGGCGACAGGACACAGAGGAGAACATCCTACTGGGAATCGACTTCACCAGCAAAGACTG CAAAAGCTGTTCGATCGGCATGGTGCTACCTCTGTGGAGTGACACAAAAATCCATCTGGATGGAGATGG GGGCTTTACAGTGAACACAGCGGGTCGGACTCATGTCTTCAAACCTGTGTCAGTGCAGGCTATGTG GTCAGCTATCCAGGTGCTGCACAAGGCATGTGAGGTGTCACGCAGGTACAACTACTTCCCTGGAGGTATGGCTCTCACCTGGATGGGCTACTATGAGAGCTGCATTGCTTCAGATCAGAGCTGCATCAATGAGTGGAACGCCATGAAGGATTTGGAGACAACAAGGCCGGACTCGCCCACTATGTTTGTCGACAA GCcttcagaaagagagaggacagagtgcCTTGTTAAAGCCAAACTCAGAAGCATCATGACGTGCCAGGATCTTGAGAATGTCACCTGCAAACAG ATCCGTACAGAGTTGGAACAACACATGAACTGCAACCTGAAAGAGTACAAAGAGTTCATCGACAATGAGATGCTGCTGATCCTGGGCCAGATGGATAAAGCCACTCTCATCTTTGACCACGTCTACCTG GGCTCTGAGTGGAATGCATCTAACTTGGAGGAGCTACAAGAGTCAGG GGTGGGCTATATCCTCAACGTTACCCGGGAGATAGACAACTTCTTTCCAGGCACATTCAGTTATCACAACATACGCGTCTACGATGAAGAGGCCACTGACCTGCTGGCTCACTGGAATGACACGTACAACTTCATTGTTAAAGCAAA AAAGAACCACTCCAAGTGTCTAGTTCACTGCAAGATGGGCGTTAGTCGGTCTGCCTCCACTGTTATTGCTTACGCAATGAAGGAGTTCGGCTGGTCACTAGAGAAGGCATACAACTTTGTCAAGCAAAAGAGGAGCATCACGCGACCTAACCCAGCTTTCATGAGACAGCTTGCAGAGTACGAGGGAATCCTAGACGCCAG TAAACAGCGTCACAACAAGCTGTGGCATCCAGATGCAGACTGTGAGATGGCAGAGGGGCAGCAGGGGTTGGCACAGTGTTGtgggggagaggagggaggtcACCAGACCCCAGAGCCGGGGATGTCTCCCTGCTGTGAGGAGGCGCTGTCTGATAAAGGTGCAGCATGCCCTTCCCCATGCAGGACTGTTTCACTGGAGATCGATCCTGCCTACAACAACTATTATTTCCGCCGGCTCTCTGACTCAGCACTGGACAGTGAGCCCTCGACACCTGTGCGTGGTCCTCCTCTCCTGGGCATGGAAAAGGTCTTCATAGAAATCGAGGATGTGGAGCGTGACGCCCTGCTGGACGATGAAGCATTTGATGGGCGAGAAGGTCTGCCATTGCCCTCCTTTGGGCCTTCAGCAGAGGGTACCGCTGCCCAGACCAGCAGTCGTGGCCTGGAACCCCTGGAGGAGCTCCGTCTGCGGCTGGAGTTTAGcacagtggaggaggaggatgaggaggaagtgcaaaaggaggaggcagagatgGAGGTGCTCATGCAGCCAGATGACGGAGGGGGTGgggaaggaggtggaggagaggaaacgCAAGATGTGGAGGTAGAAGGCGATACGGAGGGTAACGGGATGGACCTGGCAAGCCTCAATGAAAattccaacaacaacaaccatttGAGCACACCAGATAATCTCTTT GAAATCCCTCCTCCACTCTTTTTGGATTCTAAGTCCAAGCAGAAAGAAGTCTCTCCAACTCTGGTTTCAAAGTTTTGCCTTAACTCCAGCCCTGTTGAAGTCCCAGCTGCTTCAATACCACCATTCCATACCTCTGCTGAAGGCCTCCAGCCTTCAGTGGGACTGCTGCACCCCTGTAGCCCTCTGTGTGACTGTGCCAACTGTACTGCCTCCCCTCCCAGAGCTGTAATTGAGAGAGAGGGGCAGCCGGGAGACTCACTGCACCCAGCGGATGCGAAGGACAGTGGTGATTTGTTAGAGGTAAACACAGAGAGTGAGAAAAGGCAATCTGCAGCCTCTTCAGAGGCTCTCCCTGAGCTGATGAGAATGGATTTGGAGGAAGAGACGCCTGGGATGGCCTGCTTTGGCCAACAACAGGAGACCCTTTTGCAGTTGCGGACGTCTGGTCTGGTTCGCCGACGAGCCGAGAGACTTGAGAAACTTTCAGGTTTGTCTCAGGAAAGTCTGCACTCTCTGAAACCTTTGCACGAATGCCACATGTCCAAGAACAGCCCCTTTCACACcgaggaggagggagagttcTCTGGTTTTACCGGGGAGTTCACGAAATCTTCTACACCATGCCAAGTTCGGTTAGAGCCACTGGTGGTGCCACTGACCAATGAAGCCTTGTTGGGGGTGGTGGGGTCTGGGTTGTTCACACCCACCTCCTCGCCTCACGGCTCCACCTTGACACGCAGCTCCAGCAGTGACAGTCTGCGCAGCGTGAGGGGGAAACCTGGCCTCGTCCGTCAGAGGGCGCAGGAGATTGAGACCCGCATGCGTCTGGCAGGCCTAACCGTGTCCTCGAGGCTCAAGAGGTCCAACTCGCTGGCTAAATTGGGCAGCCTCAATTTCTCCTCCGAAGACCTGTGCTCAGCCTGCTCCTCAGACGCAGGAACACTACTACTCCTTTCGCTGTCCCCAGAGCCAGACCATGGCCTAGAGTGGGAGTCCTCCAGCACTTCTGCTCAGCCCCGGCTCTGCAAGGACCTGCACACTCCAGAGAGAGCACTACCTGGTGAGCCAAGAAGCTGA